GTTGCATCGAAAGCCCAAATCCTTTTTGCCTCATCTGCGCTGCTGCAGTATATATTGCCCTGTTTGGTGGCAAACCACAGATACTCATCATTTACAAGTGCTGTAGTGATTTTTGAATCATTATCCGCTGTTACCTGAAAGCTCAGAACGCCGTCTTCAAGGCTGTAGCAGGAGATTCTCTTATCGAGCCCAATCACGTATGCGGCGTAGCTGTTGAAAACAACAGGGCTTCTGGTGGGGGATTCAAGCTCGCTAACTACCCCAATATCGGCAGATTCAACATCTATAGACCAAAGCACGTCTCCTATTGTGGTGTAAAGTATTCCTTCTCTTTCGCTTGGTTCTGTAAGAGGCAGCCCGGGGCGCGAAATCCTGCGTATGAAATGCTGCTTGCCGGTTTCGATGTTGTAGCAGAGGATTACGTTCTTGTTTGTAAGGGTGAGGAAATAGCCCGGATTGCGAAACACGAATTTAATCTCTTCGTTTTTCTTGATAGGCATATCCCGCTGCCACTCAAGCTCATAGCCGTTTTCCTCTAAAACAGGCACCGGCACCATATCAAGACCGCTTACATCAGCAGACTGCTTGTACATATTGCTGTTTTCCTGGCAGCCGGCCAGAAGAGCTGCCGCCGAGAGAAGAAGCACTATTCGACTGATCATATAAAAACCTCTTTGAAATAGGCTAAAATCAAAAATTCCTTGGGGTAAACGCTGAAATCCTAACCGCAACGCAGGTAAATTTCAACTAAAATTTAACAGTATCAGGCCAAATATTTCCCAAACTATGCCCATTTTTTCAGAGCATTGCCTTTTGTCCACTTAGTTCTCCGCCTGCGGCGGATGGCTCGTGGCAAAATCATCAGCGAAAAATTAGAGCTGATTAGCGGCTGAAAAATATATCCCTCCGTTTCCTCCGCTGCCTCCGTGGTCAATTTCTATTTTTTTTCCACCACTGAGGACTCGGAGGATCACGGAGGAGGATGAGATAAAGATATGGCCTGTGGCGAGTGGCAGAGCTGCAAGTCCGCCTGCGGCGGATGGCAGAGTAGCAGAGCTGCAAGTCCGCCTGCGGCGGATTGCGAGTGGCAAAATCATTAGTGAAAAATTAGTGCTGATTAGCGGTCAAAAAAAATATCTCCCCTCTGTGCCCCTTGTATGATTAACTTGTATGATTAACTTTATGTTATTTGATGCTATAATAAGCTTAAGTTCTATGGTTCGGGTTTCTTGGTGCGGCAGCTGCCGCACCAAGAAACAGCAGCGGTGAGTTCGATTTGTGCTTTGGGATATATAAGCCCGTACGGAGTGTGATCCGCCGCTGCTATCTTCGTTAAAATCCGAACAGTCGCATGGGACATTATATAATGAGCCCGAATTGCAAGAAAGGATAAATTATGAAAAACATTATTGGCATTGATGTTTCAAAAGATCGTTTTGATGTTTATTGTAAAACTACTAAAGAGTACACTTCTTACAGTAGTGATGCTTCAGACATTGATAAGTTGGCTGAATACTGCCAAAAACAAGAACCAGAACTTGTTGTTATGGAGGCAACTGGCGGCTATGAGTTTAAGATGGCTTCTGTGCTTATGGCCAAAGGCTTACCTGTTTCAATTGTGAATCCAGGCAGGGTTAAAGAGTTTGCAAAATCTTTAGGTATCTTAGCCAAAACAGATAAGATTTGTGCCAGAAAAATATCTCTATTTGCAGAAGCCGTTAAACCAAGGCAGCATTCTCAAATTGACGAGCAAAGACGTGAAATAAAAGAACTTACGGTTCGAAGAGAGCAGCTCGTTAAGATGCGTACAGCAGAGAAAAACAGATTAGATAAGGCGTTTGAGAAGACAACTTTGAACAGCATTAAATCAACAATTGATTTTCTTGAAAGGCAAATTAATGACCTCGACAAGACTATCTCAGAGCTGATTGAAAAGGTGCCAAGGTTAAAGAAGAAAGCTGAAATACTTACCAGCATACCGGGTGTAGGCGAGAAAACTGCATCAATGCTTGTTGCAGCTATGCCCGAGCTGGGAACGCTTAATCGCAGGCAGATCGCCATGCTTGTAGGGGTTGCTCCAATCAATAGAGACAGCGGTAAAATGAGGGGCAAAAGAGCTACGGGAGGCGGCAGAAAAGGTGTCAGGGATAAACTTTTTATGCCGGCTTTAACAATCGTAAGGTTCAATCCGGCATTGAAATGTTTCTATGAAAGACTTGTTGAAAAGGGAAAACCCAAGAAGGTTGCCCTTACCGCAACGATGAGAAAACTTGTGTGTATCATGAATACAATGCTGCAAAACGAAACCTTTTGGCAAAATAAATTGTTAAGAGGAGAGGCGGGGTTTGGGGCAGAGCCCCAAGAAAAATCTATTTAAATACTTGACTTTTAACACAGTCACTTGTGTGCCTCTGTGGTTAATATATATCTTTTCTCTCCGTACTGCTGTCCACTTATTTCGCCCCGCCTGCGGCGGGTCTTCATGCGTGGCTCGGTTTAAATATCTCGTTTTGTGAAATCGCTGCGAAATACTAACGACAATCAGAGCCGTGCGTGGAGTCCGCCGGAGGCGGAGATAACGGAGAGGATGTTAATATATTATATTTAAAAAAACTCTGTGTAATCTGTGGATTATATGTGTCCACAGTTGTGAAAGTGTTTTCATACTCTTCGAGTTTGGCTTTTGGCAGTGAGTAATCTTTCCCTCCCTTCAGCACAAAAGCATATCCGGAAGGCTCGTCCACATTACTCTTTTAATAGTTCTTTTCTTTTACGTGGGAATTTCTCCCACACTTTTGTGTACGTTTTTCCCACACCGATGGGAAGTTTTTCCCACAGTTAGACGTTGGGGGTGTGGGATTTTCTCCCACGCTGCTGTGAACTTTTCTCCCACACTCCCTTGGAAATTTTTCCCACAGTCAGACGCTGGGGGTGTGGAATTTTCTCCCACACTGCCTTGGAAGTTTTTCCCACAGTCAGACGTTGGAGGTGTGGGAGTTTCTCCCGCACTGCAGTGAACGTTTTTTGATGCTCTTCGAGTTTGGCTTTTGGAAGTGAGTAATCCTTCCCTCCCTTCAGCACAAAAGTGTATCCGGAAGGCTCGTCCACATTACTCTTTTCTTTTCTTATTCTTTTATGGTCTAATTTTCGGACAGGTTCCTGTCTGGTTTTCGGGCAGGTACCTGCCTGGTTTTCGGACTGGTCGGTTTTCCCTACCGGTCGGGTTTTCGGGCAGGTTTTGTAAAAGTTTGACTACCCGATACCGTGCTGCTGTGTCGGCATACAATTTAAAGAACATCTTCAATCCTCTGTCTGCTTGCCGCAGGCGGAGAGATTCGGCTTTAAAGAGCTTTGCCCAAAAACAATGTCGCACGCATTTTGAAAAAAGATGAGCAGTAATATGTTGTCATATTTGCCTCAGAATGGTATATTGATGTTTGGCGGGTTTTATGAATTGCTGCTAATTTTTAATTAGTTTGTCGAAATTAGTTTAACTCATATCCCGCTATTTTCAAAAACTACTTATATTTAATCTTCTGTGGTGATGGCTGCGATTTTTATCCAAAAAACTACGCAATCTAAATACACCCTTTCGGATAAAATATTCGAAAGATTTTGTGGTTTATCATAAGCTCAATTATAGGCGGTATATTTTGGCGAAGGCAAAGATAATATTTCCCAATCAGCTTTTCGAACAGACAGGTGAAGGCTGCGAATTGTATGTTCTGATTGAAGATTTCGAGTTCTTCGGCAAATTCAGCTTTCATAAAAAGAAGCTCATCTTTCACAGGGCTTCAATGAAGTTCTATGAGGATTATCTCAAATCCAGCGGGCTGAATACGCTCTATATCGATTCAGCAGATTCAGATTCGCTTGCGGCAATTCTTGCAGGCCGCGGGGTAAGCAAGGCGGAAACCTGCGAGATAAACAGCACATCGCTGGAAGAAAGGCTCAAGGCGACCCTGTCAGAGCATGGTATAGCCCTGTCATTTACGCCGAGTCCCGCATTCATCCAGACAAAGCAGCAGGTAGAAAACGATTTGGCCGGCGGGAAGAAATACTCCCTAACCAGCTACTACATCAAACGCAGGAAACAAACCGGCATACTCACAGATTCCCATGGCAAACCAGCAGGCGGGAAATGGAGCTGGGATCCGGAAAACAGGAAGAAGCTTCCCAAAGGCTGCAAACTCCCAAAAATAAGCTTTCCCGTAGAGAACAGCTTTGTAAGAGAAGCGAAGGGATACGTAAGCGAAAATTTCCCTGATAATCCGGGCGAAACGGGGCATTTCTTCTACCCCATTACCTTTGAGGACAGCAGAAACTGGCTTGATGACTTTATCGAAAACAGGCTGAGCCTTTTCGGGCCATATGAAGACGCCATATCCAGAAATGAGCTCATAATATACCACTCTCTCCTCTCGCCGCTGATAAACGCCGGCTTAATCACCCCGGAGGAAATTCTAAGCCGGCTCCCCGAATACAAACCTCAGCCGGAGACCTTGCCGATAAGCAGTCTTGAAGGGTTTATCCGGCAGGTAATCGGCTGGCGTGAATTTATGAGGGGGATATACCTCATTGAAGGCAGCAAACAGAAAAATTCCAACTTCTGGGGGCTTGAGAGAAAAATCCCGCCAAGCTTTTATACCGCCCAAACGGGCATCCCGCCCTTGGACGATTCAATAAGAAAGGTGCATCAAAACGCATACGCCCACCACATCGAAAGGCTGATGATCCTCGGGAACTTTATGCTCCTTTGCGGTATCGCACCGCTTGAGGTTTACCGCTGGTTTATGGAGATGTTTATTGATGCTTATGAGTGGGTGATGGTGCCTAATGTATTCGGAATGAGCCAGTATTCAGACGGCGGACTCATAACCACAAAGCCGTATATCAGCTCCTCGAACTATATCAGAAAAATGAGCCATTACCCTCGCGGGCAGTGGTGCCAGATTTGGGACGGGCTGTACTGGAGATTCGTCAGCAGCCATCGTGAGGTGTTCGAAAACAATCCAAGGATGAAGATAATGGCAAAGCTTCTGGATTCACAAAGCGTTGAAAAATTTAAAACGCATATGAAAAACTCAGAAGACTTCCTCGGCTCAATTTTTTAATCTCCTGTGTTTGCAGGCAAATTCGGGCAGGCATATTTTATCTTGCCGCAATCAGGATAAATTTAGAAATTCATTTATAGCAAACGCAAGTATTGTTCTGCAAATTTTTATGTACTTTCGGCCCGTTAAAAATATAATTCGTGGCCTGAATGCTAAAGACAAATTACCGTTTCACCCGAAAAGTGAGCCAACAGGAGCATAAAATGGCAATTACAGCTTATCAAAAATGTATAAATCCGGACTGCGGTGCAGAATTCGACCGCACCGAAGCGATATTCAAGTGCCCCAAGTGCGGCGACCTGCTGGATATTCAGTACGACTGGTCCAGGGCGGAGCTGCCGGCGAAGATGGAAGATTTCAGCAAGCGGTGGGCTAATCGCAATCAGCGTTTGGATTTTTCCGGCGTATGGCGTTTCCGCGAGCTTTTGAACTTCTGCGAAGACGAGCAT
This window of the Sedimentisphaera salicampi genome carries:
- a CDS encoding PQQ-binding-like beta-propeller repeat protein, whose protein sequence is MISRIVLLLSAAALLAGCQENSNMYKQSADVSGLDMVPVPVLEENGYELEWQRDMPIKKNEEIKFVFRNPGYFLTLTNKNVILCYNIETGKQHFIRRISRPGLPLTEPSEREGILYTTIGDVLWSIDVESADIGVVSELESPTRSPVVFNSYAAYVIGLDKRISCYSLEDGVLSFQVTADNDSKITTALVNDEYLWFATKQGNIYCSSADEAKRIWAFDATDEIKADMAARGDYIYTASMDTMLYKLNAYTGSLQWKAHLGSPLLSKPVVYDDVILQQTSRNGLCAVKADNGKLLWMVKDGTKFLSRKGDRVFVLCEGGIVKKMSLREQECVGKMKVENLDTALENTIDSRIFLVSKGGRIYCLDAIRTVD
- a CDS encoding IS110 family transposase codes for the protein MKNIIGIDVSKDRFDVYCKTTKEYTSYSSDASDIDKLAEYCQKQEPELVVMEATGGYEFKMASVLMAKGLPVSIVNPGRVKEFAKSLGILAKTDKICARKISLFAEAVKPRQHSQIDEQRREIKELTVRREQLVKMRTAEKNRLDKAFEKTTLNSIKSTIDFLERQINDLDKTISELIEKVPRLKKKAEILTSIPGVGEKTASMLVAAMPELGTLNRRQIAMLVGVAPINRDSGKMRGKRATGGGRKGVRDKLFMPALTIVRFNPALKCFYERLVEKGKPKKVALTATMRKLVCIMNTMLQNETFWQNKLLRGEAGFGAEPQEKSI
- a CDS encoding cryptochrome/photolyase family protein: MAKAKIIFPNQLFEQTGEGCELYVLIEDFEFFGKFSFHKKKLIFHRASMKFYEDYLKSSGLNTLYIDSADSDSLAAILAGRGVSKAETCEINSTSLEERLKATLSEHGIALSFTPSPAFIQTKQQVENDLAGGKKYSLTSYYIKRRKQTGILTDSHGKPAGGKWSWDPENRKKLPKGCKLPKISFPVENSFVREAKGYVSENFPDNPGETGHFFYPITFEDSRNWLDDFIENRLSLFGPYEDAISRNELIIYHSLLSPLINAGLITPEEILSRLPEYKPQPETLPISSLEGFIRQVIGWREFMRGIYLIEGSKQKNSNFWGLERKIPPSFYTAQTGIPPLDDSIRKVHQNAYAHHIERLMILGNFMLLCGIAPLEVYRWFMEMFIDAYEWVMVPNVFGMSQYSDGGLITTKPYISSSNYIRKMSHYPRGQWCQIWDGLYWRFVSSHREVFENNPRMKIMAKLLDSQSVEKFKTHMKNSEDFLGSIF